One Flagellimonas sp. CMM7 genomic region harbors:
- a CDS encoding Gfo/Idh/MocA family protein, which produces MKRRDFVAKTGIVAAGISTINASALRPSKNDVLNIGVIGTGDRGGGFIPIINEIEGMRVGACADVLPFRLQSGLEKIQGKAKGYSDYRELLDNKDIDAVLIATPFSTHNKIAIDSLDAGKHVYCEKTMVKGYPAIKELVENASKSKKIFQTGHQYHSSRLYTHLVDLIQNGKIGKITAIECQWNRNGNWRRPVQNPEHERAINWRMYREFSGGLLAELCSHQLDFSNWVLNAVPTQVMGDGGIDYWKDGRETLDNVHMIYSYPDGVRAKFTCLTSNSKDDYLIKVFGDKGTITIDYTKAWFYPEKNETTKEIGEVDGVSGATVKWDQEKGIPIEVEHLDPSKQALLDFRDSVFHNSLPKSNVITGAKAAICVQMGLDALYNGEIVYWKNGLLP; this is translated from the coding sequence ATGAAGCGAAGAGATTTTGTTGCAAAAACTGGTATAGTTGCAGCCGGAATATCCACTATAAATGCCAGTGCACTGCGCCCATCTAAGAATGATGTACTCAATATAGGTGTTATAGGAACCGGAGATCGAGGCGGCGGGTTTATTCCTATAATCAATGAAATTGAAGGTATGCGTGTTGGTGCCTGTGCCGATGTTCTTCCATTTAGATTGCAAAGTGGGTTAGAAAAAATTCAAGGTAAGGCAAAAGGGTATTCAGATTATAGGGAACTTTTAGATAATAAGGATATCGATGCAGTTCTAATCGCAACGCCATTCAGCACCCACAATAAAATTGCTATTGATTCTCTAGATGCGGGAAAACATGTGTATTGTGAAAAGACCATGGTGAAAGGATATCCTGCAATCAAAGAATTGGTGGAAAATGCCTCAAAATCCAAAAAAATATTCCAAACCGGACACCAGTATCATAGTTCCAGATTGTACACGCACCTTGTTGACTTAATTCAAAATGGAAAAATTGGAAAGATCACCGCGATAGAATGTCAATGGAACCGAAATGGTAACTGGCGAAGACCAGTACAAAACCCAGAGCATGAAAGAGCTATTAATTGGCGAATGTATCGCGAGTTTTCTGGTGGACTTTTGGCAGAGCTCTGCTCCCATCAATTAGACTTTAGCAATTGGGTTCTAAATGCAGTTCCCACCCAAGTTATGGGTGATGGTGGAATAGATTATTGGAAAGATGGAAGGGAAACTCTAGATAATGTTCACATGATCTATAGCTATCCTGATGGAGTCCGAGCCAAATTCACATGCTTAACCAGTAATTCAAAAGATGATTACCTTATTAAGGTTTTTGGAGATAAGGGTACTATTACAATTGACTATACCAAAGCCTGGTTTTATCCGGAAAAGAATGAAACCACTAAAGAAATCGGCGAGGTTGATGGGGTTTCTGGAGCTACTGTAAAATGGGATCAAGAAAAAGGGATTCCCATAGAAGTCGAGCATTTGGATCCAAGTAAACAGGCGTTGCTCGATTTTAGGGATAGTGTATTTCATAATTCCCTACCTAAATCCAATGTAATTACCGGAGCAAAAGCTGCAATATGCGTTCAAATGGGATTGGATGCATTGTATAACGGCGAAATAGTGTATTGGAAAAATGGATTACTCCCTTAG
- a CDS encoding Gfo/Idh/MocA family protein, which yields MGTRRDFIKKTTVSSTGLALGGILMPTTGFSSILGANDRLGVAVIGVRSRAKAHIIAIHQDSNAKILYNCDVDDVIIEEHNAWCQEHIGYVPKVEKDFRKILEDKEVDAVFIATPEHWHAPMAILAMQAGKHVYVEKPCSHNPHENQLLVAAQNKYGKKVQMGNQQRSAQTSIAAVEDIRNGIIGNVYKGEAYYSNNRGSIGTGNKVSVPKTLDWNLWQGPAPREDYRDNVHPYNWHWFRTWGTGEIHNNGTHEIDICRWALGVDLPESVTSFGGKYTFNDDWEFIDNQQVTYKFSDDKFITWTGHSRGIMKPERPGRGVTIYGSKGSIELSRNFYKLYDLGGNPVKFQFEKSQSATTNTQGIGGLDVDHVANFFNAIRKDESLKADINDASVSTMLCHLGNMAQDAGHTLKIDTTTGEVLNDDAVMKNWKREYEQGWEPKL from the coding sequence ATGGGAACTCGAAGAGATTTTATAAAAAAGACAACAGTAAGCAGTACTGGTTTAGCACTGGGAGGAATACTGATGCCCACCACAGGATTTTCAAGTATACTAGGTGCCAATGATCGCTTAGGAGTGGCAGTTATAGGAGTTCGTAGTCGTGCTAAAGCACATATAATTGCCATTCACCAAGATTCCAATGCCAAAATCTTATACAATTGTGATGTTGATGATGTAATTATTGAAGAGCATAATGCCTGGTGTCAAGAACATATTGGCTATGTGCCCAAAGTAGAAAAAGATTTCAGGAAAATATTGGAAGATAAAGAGGTTGATGCCGTCTTTATAGCTACTCCGGAGCATTGGCATGCTCCAATGGCCATTTTGGCAATGCAAGCTGGAAAGCATGTTTATGTAGAAAAACCTTGTAGCCATAACCCACATGAAAATCAACTCCTAGTTGCTGCTCAAAATAAATATGGAAAAAAAGTACAAATGGGCAATCAACAGCGATCAGCACAAACGTCCATCGCAGCTGTTGAAGATATTAGAAACGGAATCATAGGAAATGTCTATAAGGGAGAAGCCTATTATTCTAATAATCGAGGATCTATTGGCACAGGAAATAAAGTGAGTGTTCCAAAAACTTTAGATTGGAATCTTTGGCAAGGTCCCGCTCCAAGAGAGGATTACAGAGATAATGTTCATCCTTATAATTGGCATTGGTTTAGAACATGGGGCACTGGAGAAATCCATAACAATGGCACACATGAAATTGATATATGCCGATGGGCCTTGGGTGTAGACCTTCCAGAAAGTGTCACCTCCTTTGGTGGAAAATATACGTTCAATGATGACTGGGAATTTATTGATAATCAGCAAGTAACATATAAATTCTCTGATGATAAATTCATTACGTGGACAGGGCATAGTCGCGGTATAATGAAACCAGAACGGCCTGGAAGGGGTGTAACCATCTACGGAAGCAAAGGAAGTATTGAATTGAGCAGGAATTTTTACAAGCTTTATGATTTAGGTGGGAATCCTGTGAAGTTTCAGTTTGAAAAATCTCAAAGTGCAACCACAAACACACAAGGCATAGGTGGGTTGGACGTTGACCATGTTGCCAATTTTTTCAATGCCATAAGAAAGGATGAGTCTTTAAAAGCAGATATTAACGATGCTAGCGTTTCTACCATGTTATGCCATCTAGGCAATATGGCCCAGGACGCGGGACACACTTTGAAAATTGATACGACTACGGGAGAAGTGCTTAATGATGATGCCGTTATGAAAAATTGGAAAAGAGAATACGAGCAAGGTTGGGAACCTAAACTATAA
- a CDS encoding alpha/beta fold hydrolase produces MPVKKRFKKRHLLFTLVLGYLLFANSCMTMRTSPKKTVAFFQEKNVTYIDETIDLHGKDLHYIQTGNKDGQTLVFVHGSPGSWDAYKTYLTDSIFLKDFRVIVPDRPGFGKSNFRKSMALRPQAVLLNQLLRQLDNGKPYTLIGHSYGGPLIVQMALEQPELYENLVVLAGALDPAAEKPEKWRKPFTWIPLKYLVPGALKPSNDELWMLKEDLKVMQPQLGKLTQRTLIIHGEEDKLVPYQNVPFMEKHFSNVDSLKVISIEKENHFIVWNQEELVKESILNWVHK; encoded by the coding sequence ATGCCGGTTAAAAAGCGATTTAAAAAACGACATCTCCTTTTTACGCTTGTACTTGGATATTTACTTTTTGCCAACTCCTGCATGACCATGCGGACTTCACCTAAAAAAACTGTTGCATTTTTTCAAGAAAAGAACGTCACGTATATAGATGAAACCATTGACCTGCATGGTAAAGATTTGCATTACATTCAGACAGGTAATAAAGATGGGCAAACATTGGTTTTTGTTCATGGATCTCCAGGAAGTTGGGATGCATATAAAACCTACCTCACGGACTCAATTTTCTTAAAGGATTTTCGAGTCATAGTTCCAGACAGACCTGGTTTTGGTAAGAGCAATTTTCGTAAAAGTATGGCACTCAGGCCTCAGGCAGTTCTTCTAAATCAACTTTTAAGGCAGTTGGATAACGGGAAGCCATACACCTTGATTGGCCATTCCTATGGAGGCCCATTAATTGTACAAATGGCATTGGAACAGCCAGAATTATATGAAAATCTGGTTGTATTAGCCGGGGCTTTGGACCCTGCTGCAGAAAAACCGGAGAAATGGCGTAAACCATTTACTTGGATTCCCTTAAAATATTTAGTTCCCGGAGCACTTAAACCTTCTAATGATGAACTGTGGATGCTTAAAGAAGATTTAAAGGTAATGCAACCACAATTGGGTAAACTCACCCAACGTACCTTAATTATCCATGGTGAAGAGGATAAATTGGTCCCCTACCAAAACGTACCCTTTATGGAAAAACACTTCTCTAATGTAGACAGTTTAAAAGTGATATCTATAGAAAAAGAGAATCATTTTATTGTTTGGAATCAAGAGGAACTAGTTAAGGAGTCCATCCTCAATTGGGTACATAAATAG
- a CDS encoding lysophospholipid acyltransferase family protein, giving the protein MQLVVFILAYPLLWLISRLPFRILYFISDIVYQLLYHVIGYRKKVVRDNLKLVFPEKTDAERLTIEKKFYKHLCDIFLEMAKTLGISDRQMNERYAFTNVEVMKKLESEGKNIMIMMPHYASWEWVFSLNSQVSSKAYAIYQAIQNKYFDKLVRDIRSKYGTTLIKTNESRKIIKDAKQSGELITVGIISDQSPMLNRTRHWAKFMNIAVPIHVGGEELCKVHDIIPIYLKVEKLKRGYYQGTFKVLTEKPSEVEGYKISEAFLKEVEKSIYEAPEYYFWTHKRWKHRGKMPKEFQNTVKSNAG; this is encoded by the coding sequence ATGCAATTAGTTGTTTTTATCCTTGCTTACCCCCTGCTCTGGTTGATTTCCAGACTGCCATTTAGAATACTCTATTTTATTTCTGATATCGTTTATCAACTGCTTTATCATGTTATTGGATATCGCAAAAAAGTGGTTCGTGATAATTTGAAATTGGTTTTCCCAGAAAAAACTGATGCCGAGCGTTTAACGATAGAAAAGAAGTTTTACAAACATCTTTGCGATATTTTTTTAGAGATGGCAAAAACATTGGGAATCAGCGATAGACAAATGAATGAAAGATATGCTTTTACCAATGTAGAGGTAATGAAAAAACTGGAAAGCGAAGGTAAAAACATAATGATAATGATGCCGCATTATGCAAGTTGGGAATGGGTTTTTTCTTTAAATTCCCAGGTGAGCTCCAAAGCATATGCCATTTACCAAGCTATCCAAAATAAGTACTTTGATAAATTAGTTCGTGACATCCGAAGTAAGTATGGAACAACACTCATTAAAACTAATGAGAGCAGAAAAATTATAAAAGACGCAAAGCAAAGTGGTGAACTAATCACCGTAGGAATCATTAGTGACCAGTCTCCCATGCTTAATAGAACACGTCATTGGGCAAAATTCATGAATATTGCCGTACCCATTCATGTTGGGGGTGAAGAACTTTGTAAGGTTCATGATATTATCCCGATTTATCTTAAAGTAGAAAAACTGAAACGTGGTTATTACCAGGGTACTTTTAAGGTCCTTACTGAAAAACCATCAGAAGTAGAGGGATATAAAATTTCTGAAGCTTTTTTGAAAGAGGTTGAAAAATCTATTTACGAAGCTCCTGAATATTACTTTTGGACTCATAAAAGATGGAAGCATCGAGGTAAAATGCCCAAAGAATTTCAAAACACTGTAAAATCCAATGCCGGTTAA
- a CDS encoding FAD-binding and (Fe-S)-binding domain-containing protein, with amino-acid sequence MDKTLLKSLTQELQGELLIDDLSRTLYATDASVYRKQPTAVAYPLTKEDIQVLISFANKHGIGLIPRTAGTSLAGQCVGEGIVVDVSKHFTRILHLDKDKKQVKVQPGVVRDELNQYLKPFGLFFGPNTSTSNRCMIGGMVGNNSSGTTSIQYGVTRDKVVALNCVLSDGSEAFFADLDKDEFESKKNQNSLEGLIYSTIDAELSSTENQENIRTEFPKPSIHRRNTGYAVDELLKNNVFGGNEGDFNLCKLLSGSEGTLAFTTEITLQLDDTPPPLSAMVATHYSSLEDCLSDVAPVMQHNLHTCEMMDKVILDCTKNNRAQLVNRFFVDGDPAGILMLEVKANTDDELEKQLRGLLTTIEKSGLSYASPVLKGDDINKALELRKAGLGLLGNMVGDRKAVACIEDTAVALEDLKDFIGEFTKIMKGYDQDAVYYAHAGAGELHLRPILNLKKSEDVALFRAITTDVAKLTKKYKGSFSGEHGDGIVRAEFIPLMIGEANYELLKRIKSVFDPNTIFNPGKIVDAFPMDESLRYEINRVEPEVKTLMDFSDSEGILKAAEKCNGSGDCRKSHNMYGGMCPSYHATKNEKDTTRGRANALREFLTNSEKPNKFDQKELKEVFDLCLSCKACASECPSNVDVATLKAEFLYQYQETNGYPLRSKLFAHNTRFNALGSKLPSLTNSIYKSKALGGLLKKTSGVASERSLPKVYNFNFDNYLKKLRVENAQSLKKVVLYIDEFTQYLDIEVGKDAIELLCKLGYDVQLFYAESGRTYLSKGFLKQAKKLVEKNIGNLETILQQDIPIVGLEPSAILSFRDEYKRLHDHKEQVDILSSNSFLAEEFLASEISNGNITSDSFTLEEKVVKIHSHCHQKALSNQKVTFDALNLPKNYKVSIIASGCCGMAGSFGYEKEHYEISMKVGELKLFPAVRKSPEETIISANGTSCRHQIKDGTERDSQHPVSILRQALVI; translated from the coding sequence TTGGATAAAACTCTCTTAAAATCTCTCACTCAAGAATTACAAGGCGAATTATTAATAGATGATTTAAGTAGGACGCTATATGCGACGGATGCATCTGTTTACAGAAAGCAACCTACAGCGGTGGCTTACCCCTTAACCAAGGAAGATATCCAGGTTTTAATCTCCTTTGCCAACAAACATGGTATTGGGTTGATTCCTAGAACAGCAGGAACTTCTTTGGCGGGACAATGCGTAGGGGAAGGTATTGTGGTAGATGTTTCCAAACATTTTACTCGAATCCTACATTTAGACAAGGATAAAAAACAAGTTAAGGTTCAACCTGGTGTCGTTAGGGATGAACTAAATCAATATTTAAAACCATTTGGTCTTTTTTTTGGACCAAATACGTCAACATCCAATAGGTGTATGATTGGCGGAATGGTGGGCAATAATTCTTCAGGTACAACATCTATTCAATATGGTGTTACTAGAGATAAAGTAGTTGCTCTTAACTGCGTATTATCTGATGGAAGTGAAGCTTTTTTTGCTGATTTGGATAAAGATGAATTTGAAAGCAAAAAGAATCAAAATTCACTTGAAGGCCTTATTTATTCAACAATTGATGCAGAACTTTCCAGCACTGAGAATCAGGAAAACATTAGAACGGAATTTCCAAAACCCAGTATTCATAGAAGAAACACTGGTTATGCTGTGGATGAACTCTTAAAGAACAATGTTTTTGGAGGTAACGAGGGAGATTTTAACTTATGTAAATTGTTGTCCGGGAGTGAAGGTACCTTGGCTTTTACTACAGAAATCACCTTACAATTGGATGATACGCCTCCGCCTTTATCAGCAATGGTGGCGACCCATTATAGCAGCTTGGAAGATTGTTTGAGTGATGTTGCCCCTGTTATGCAACATAATTTGCATACCTGCGAAATGATGGACAAAGTTATTCTTGATTGTACAAAGAACAACAGGGCACAATTGGTTAACCGCTTTTTTGTGGATGGAGATCCTGCTGGAATTTTAATGTTGGAGGTAAAAGCCAATACCGATGATGAACTGGAAAAACAACTTCGGGGGTTGTTAACGACCATTGAGAAATCTGGGTTGAGCTATGCTAGTCCTGTTTTAAAAGGAGATGATATCAACAAAGCACTTGAACTGCGCAAAGCAGGGTTGGGTCTATTGGGAAATATGGTAGGTGATCGTAAGGCTGTTGCTTGTATTGAAGACACTGCGGTAGCTCTGGAAGATTTAAAAGACTTTATTGGTGAATTCACTAAAATCATGAAAGGTTATGATCAAGATGCGGTCTATTACGCCCATGCAGGAGCTGGTGAATTGCACTTAAGACCCATTCTTAATTTAAAAAAATCAGAGGATGTTGCTTTATTCCGTGCCATTACAACAGATGTAGCAAAACTGACCAAAAAATATAAGGGCAGCTTTAGTGGCGAACATGGAGATGGAATAGTAAGAGCAGAATTTATTCCCCTAATGATTGGGGAAGCCAATTATGAATTACTGAAACGGATAAAATCTGTTTTTGACCCGAATACTATTTTCAACCCAGGAAAAATTGTAGATGCTTTTCCTATGGATGAATCGCTGCGGTATGAAATTAATCGCGTTGAGCCCGAGGTAAAGACATTAATGGATTTTTCAGATAGCGAAGGAATTCTAAAAGCTGCTGAAAAATGTAATGGCAGTGGCGATTGTCGCAAAAGCCATAATATGTATGGAGGCATGTGTCCCAGTTATCATGCTACGAAAAATGAGAAGGATACCACGCGAGGTAGAGCCAATGCTTTGCGAGAGTTTTTGACCAATTCAGAAAAGCCAAATAAGTTTGATCAAAAAGAACTGAAAGAGGTTTTTGACCTTTGTTTAAGTTGTAAAGCTTGTGCTAGCGAGTGCCCCAGTAATGTAGATGTGGCTACTTTAAAAGCAGAGTTTCTTTATCAATATCAGGAAACAAATGGTTATCCATTGCGGAGCAAGCTGTTCGCTCATAATACGCGGTTCAATGCTCTTGGGAGTAAACTCCCCAGCTTGACCAACTCTATTTATAAGTCAAAAGCACTGGGAGGGTTGCTTAAAAAAACATCGGGGGTAGCCTCGGAAAGATCTCTTCCAAAGGTTTACAATTTCAATTTTGATAACTATTTAAAAAAATTGAGGGTAGAAAACGCACAATCTTTAAAGAAGGTGGTGCTATATATTGATGAGTTCACTCAGTATTTGGATATTGAAGTAGGCAAAGATGCTATTGAACTGCTTTGTAAGCTTGGTTATGATGTACAGTTGTTTTATGCGGAAAGTGGAAGAACATATTTGTCCAAGGGCTTTTTAAAGCAGGCCAAAAAACTGGTAGAGAAGAACATTGGAAATCTAGAAACAATTCTTCAACAGGATATTCCAATTGTAGGCTTGGAACCCTCGGCAATACTATCATTTAGAGATGAATACAAAAGACTCCATGATCATAAAGAGCAAGTGGATATACTTTCTTCAAACTCTTTTTTGGCCGAAGAATTTTTAGCTTCGGAGATTAGCAATGGAAACATAACTTCTGATAGTTTTACCCTAGAGGAAAAAGTGGTAAAGATTCATAGTCACTGCCACCAGAAGGCGTTATCCAATCAGAAAGTTACATTTGATGCACTTAACCTGCCTAAAAATTATAAGGTTTCCATAATTGCATCGGGTTGTTGTGGAATGGCAGGCTCTTTTGGGTATGAAAAAGAACATTATGAAATCAGCATGAAGGTAGGTGAGCTAAAATTGTTCCCAGCTGTGCGGAAAAGCCCGGAGGAAACCATAATTTCAGCAAACGGGACAAGTTGTAGACATCAGATTAAAGATGGAACAGAAAGGGATTCACAACATCCAGTTTCAATTTTGCGTCAAGCCTTGGTTATTTAA
- a CDS encoding redoxin domain-containing protein — MKKILAITLGVLFLASCNSKPEGFTLSAKVAGDLDNGTNVYLKTTDSLNQLIDIDTTTIENGVFSFEGIQEKPQLHYIFVESNGGNIPFILENGAINLKFQKDSMNYAQLKGTPQNELFMTFLTESRKLSERARSMQTDMRNAAQQQDTATVTALREEYLEFQDEVKTFNVDFAKENPNALISVLIIGNLMMSKGLPSDEVKALYEALTPEMKQSAPGEQLGEQLDKQKTTEIGGVAPEFSAPTPNGDLLALSDVKGKLTLIDFWAAWCRPCRAENPNIVSVYNKYHDKGLNVIGVSLDARAEDWTKAIEADGLAWNHISNLKRFQDPVAQLYNINAIPAAFLIDENGVIVAKDLRGPALEQKVAELLN, encoded by the coding sequence ATGAAAAAAATACTTGCAATTACTTTAGGGGTATTGTTTTTAGCATCATGTAATTCTAAACCTGAGGGTTTTACTTTGAGCGCAAAGGTAGCTGGTGACCTGGATAATGGCACCAACGTATATTTAAAAACAACTGATTCCCTTAATCAGTTAATTGATATTGATACAACTACAATAGAAAATGGGGTCTTTAGTTTTGAAGGTATACAAGAAAAACCACAACTTCATTACATTTTTGTAGAATCCAATGGAGGTAACATTCCTTTTATCCTTGAGAATGGAGCTATCAACTTAAAGTTTCAGAAAGATAGTATGAACTATGCTCAACTTAAAGGCACTCCCCAAAATGAGCTTTTCATGACTTTCTTAACCGAATCAAGAAAACTATCTGAACGGGCTAGATCTATGCAAACCGATATGCGCAATGCGGCGCAACAACAGGATACTGCCACCGTAACAGCATTACGTGAAGAATATCTTGAGTTTCAAGATGAAGTAAAAACTTTTAATGTTGATTTTGCAAAGGAAAATCCAAATGCACTCATTTCTGTTTTGATTATTGGAAATTTAATGATGAGCAAAGGGCTTCCCAGTGATGAGGTTAAGGCGCTTTATGAGGCATTGACACCAGAAATGAAGCAATCAGCTCCAGGAGAACAGTTGGGAGAACAATTGGACAAACAAAAAACCACCGAAATTGGAGGTGTAGCACCAGAATTTTCTGCTCCAACTCCAAACGGAGATTTATTGGCATTAAGTGATGTAAAAGGAAAATTGACTCTCATTGATTTTTGGGCGGCATGGTGCAGACCTTGCAGGGCAGAGAACCCAAATATTGTTTCTGTTTACAATAAATATCATGATAAAGGGCTAAACGTGATTGGTGTTTCCTTGGATGCACGTGCTGAAGATTGGACAAAAGCTATTGAAGCGGATGGTCTGGCATGGAACCATATCTCTAACCTAAAGCGTTTTCAAGATCCTGTGGCACAACTGTACAATATAAATGCAATTCCAGCTGCTTTTCTTATAGATGAAAACGGGGTGATTGTTGCAAAAGATTTAAGGGGGCCAGCTTTGGAACAAAAAGTTGCCGAACTACTCAACTAA
- a CDS encoding rhomboid family intramembrane serine protease produces MYNLHAATIAIIAVNIIVSLRGFSDSVFFDRYKFSIGGIKAGQRERAVTSGFLHVDISHLFFNMFTLYFFANVVINGFGPIKFLIIYFISLVGGSLLALFFHKNEPYYSAVGASGAVTGILYAAILLNPNMQLGIMFIPIPLPAYVLGIAYLLYSIYGMKSRLGNIGHTAHFGGAIGGYGITLLFRPDLLVTDTLIVLLLAVPIIILFVLEKMGKI; encoded by the coding sequence ATGTACAATTTACATGCGGCCACCATTGCTATTATCGCTGTGAATATTATTGTGTCCTTACGAGGGTTTAGTGATTCGGTTTTTTTTGACCGATATAAATTTAGCATTGGAGGAATAAAAGCCGGACAAAGGGAAAGAGCTGTAACATCTGGTTTTTTGCACGTTGACATCTCCCACTTGTTTTTTAATATGTTCACCCTCTATTTTTTTGCCAATGTGGTCATTAATGGGTTTGGGCCAATCAAATTTTTAATTATCTATTTTATTAGTCTTGTTGGAGGGAGCCTTTTAGCGCTCTTCTTTCATAAAAACGAACCGTATTATAGTGCTGTTGGTGCAAGTGGGGCTGTTACCGGTATTTTGTACGCTGCCATTCTGTTAAACCCCAACATGCAATTGGGAATTATGTTCATTCCAATACCATTGCCCGCATACGTATTGGGTATAGCATATCTGTTGTACTCCATTTATGGAATGAAAAGTAGGTTGGGTAATATAGGACATACAGCTCATTTTGGCGGTGCTATAGGCGGGTATGGAATTACGCTACTTTTTAGGCCAGACCTTCTTGTAACGGATACTTTAATAGTGCTTCTATTGGCAGTTCCCATTATCATTCTTTTCGTTTTAGAAAAAATGGGAAAAATCTAA
- a CDS encoding DUF1080 domain-containing protein, which yields MLAISVVLCIVSCNQKPKDDTPWVSIFDGKTLEGWTILGGNATYSVEDNAIVGKTVYNTPNTFLTSNKNYENFILELEYLVDSTMNSGIQIRSNSIPEYFDGRVHGYQVEIDPSDRAWSAGIYDEGRRGWLNPLSKNEAAQKAFKQNQWNHYRIEALGDTIKTWINGVPAAYLIDDITSEGFIGLQVHSIGEQQKAGTKIKWKNIKIVTENVEKYTTVSPLQPIQTKNQLTEHEEKDGWELLWDGQTNKGWRGAKLDDFPEQGWVIENGELTVLASGGGESEAGGDIVTENQYDNFEVKLEFKITEGANSGIKYYVNTDLNKGKGSSIGLEFQISDDARHPDAKLGNHEGSRTIGSLYDLIQADTIKHVKPIGEWNRAHIISNNNHVEHWLNGAKMLEYERKSDAYRKLVSESKYITWPQFGEADKGNILLQDHGDRVSFRNIKIKQL from the coding sequence GTGCTGGCCATTTCAGTAGTACTATGTATAGTCAGCTGCAATCAAAAGCCAAAAGATGATACGCCATGGGTATCCATTTTTGATGGGAAAACTCTTGAAGGATGGACTATTTTAGGGGGCAATGCCACATATTCAGTGGAAGATAATGCTATCGTTGGCAAGACAGTGTACAACACGCCAAACACATTTCTGACTTCAAACAAAAATTATGAGAATTTTATATTGGAATTGGAGTATTTGGTGGATTCTACCATGAATTCAGGCATACAAATACGAAGTAATAGCATTCCGGAATATTTTGACGGACGTGTACATGGTTATCAAGTGGAGATAGATCCTTCCGATCGTGCTTGGAGTGCGGGTATCTATGATGAAGGTAGAAGAGGTTGGTTGAATCCCTTATCCAAAAATGAAGCAGCTCAAAAAGCATTCAAACAAAACCAATGGAATCATTACAGAATTGAAGCGCTTGGCGACACCATAAAAACATGGATCAACGGAGTTCCCGCTGCTTACCTAATTGATGATATTACCTCCGAAGGTTTTATTGGCTTACAGGTGCACAGTATTGGAGAACAACAGAAAGCTGGAACCAAAATAAAATGGAAGAACATCAAGATAGTTACAGAGAATGTTGAAAAATATACTACAGTATCTCCGCTACAACCTATACAAACCAAAAACCAGCTTACAGAACATGAAGAAAAGGATGGATGGGAGTTGCTTTGGGATGGACAAACCAACAAAGGCTGGCGCGGTGCGAAGCTGGATGATTTTCCAGAACAAGGTTGGGTCATAGAAAATGGGGAATTGACCGTTTTAGCGTCTGGTGGGGGTGAATCCGAAGCTGGGGGTGATATCGTTACAGAAAACCAATACGATAATTTTGAAGTGAAATTGGAATTTAAAATTACAGAGGGTGCCAACAGTGGAATCAAATATTATGTAAACACCGATCTGAATAAGGGAAAAGGTTCTTCAATTGGCCTTGAATTTCAAATTTCAGATGATGCTCGTCACCCAGATGCAAAATTGGGGAATCATGAAGGAAGCAGAACTATTGGATCACTTTATGATCTTATTCAAGCCGATACCATTAAACATGTAAAACCGATTGGTGAATGGAACAGGGCACATATCATTTCAAATAATAACCACGTAGAGCACTGGCTTAATGGAGCAAAAATGTTGGAATATGAACGTAAAAGTGACGCATATCGAAAATTAGTTTCTGAAAGCAAGTATATTACATGGCCTCAATTTGGAGAAGCGGATAAAGGGAACATTCTGTTGCAAGATCACGGGGACAGGGTTTCCTTTAGGAACATAAAAATCAAACAACTCTAA